The DNA region ATTAACTAGTGCAATATTTTGTACTGTATCGCATttgcatttgatttttttttcctgagacATTTGGTTCTAATGTATCATGTATAGAGTTGTAAATTGTTGACAATATTATATATTCTTGAAGGAGTATCTTCAAgaattggagaaaaaaaaactcatgatACAAAACACTTGTgagttatttatatatgttcCTAAAAGATATATGTCTGtcgagttaaaaaaaaaatcctaaaagatCTTCCAAAATCCTGTTCAAATAGATTGCAAAGTTGAAAgaattttttcttcctttaaaaatatataagaatctTTCagtgttattttaattcttgcaTGAAGCGTATACACCTATAGCTTTTGAAagtttttcaaacaattttctCCCCTTGCCACCTTTTATCTCAATTCAACTTTcccccaaaagaaaaaagagtattTCCAAAGGTATAatctttctttgatttttaactcactttttaacttttttggtCAAATGGTGAAATtactttagaattttaaaaatcaatctcacacaatactttatatttttatattttgtactaaaaaataatattttaatgttaagAATTAATTCTTATATAAGAACAGTTCTTATTTCATGACTTTTAACTCAACTTATGCTAATAGTGCTCTTAAATAAGAACCATTTATTATCTGCTAGAGTTCTAAAGttgaagataatatatatatatatatatataatagcgCTCTTAAATAAGAACCAATTACTGTCTTTAAGATTTGTCCAAACAACTCATGTTAGAGTTctcaaaattgaagataaaatctatttatatttaaaaatagactaatttaaaatagattaagattttatttttgaaaacaagATCATAGGTCAGTTATCATGTAACcccatttaatttcaaaatcttCCAAACCTTTccataaattctaaaaatttaattagaatagatTAATAATACCatgtaatcataaattattgcataaatatattaactttgtcaaagatataaattaactaaaataagattatttcaaCTTTATTAATGTTGTCAAAGCAAAATCACCTCTAACTATATAAGATACCTACAatctttactaaaaaatatattaaattttataataaccattttaaaaattatatttataagaactttttaattaaataataataaaactacttatatacataaaaattaaactctaaattATTCTAAACACGATTTTGAATTATGCTCACAAATCCCGTAATATTGTGTTGTAATTAATCaaactatataaaattaaaaaaaaaaaaactgtctaTATGCTACTTCCTCCCGTATcaaatactataaaaaaataatttacgctgaataaaaaaaattaattaataatatttaattacaccaattttaattaaaaatattatttaaacttatttttcattaaaatttaatattaagaataaaaaagatcattaaaattaatacattaattaaataaaataaaattttcttatcaaCTCAACTGACCTTCAAAGGTTGGTTCAAATAGGGGTATACATAATCAAACCAAATCGAACATAAAATCAAAAATTGATCCAAAAAACCGTAAACAGCAGAAAAATCAAAGTACAttgatttggtttgatttttgtttttctcaaaTCGCgcgtttgatttgattttcagTTTCTCATGTGGAAACcaaaccaaatcaaatcaaacgtCACTCATTAGTTTAATATAGGACTAGAACGGTTACACCATCtaaatttaagattaaaatgTTTAACATTCAATCTCTCACTCCCCTCTCTCTCGTGAAACTTTAATCTAAAAACCTAAAATCACTCTTCTTCCTTGTGGCATTCTTTGCGTGTATGGCAGCGACTCTCTTCGATAACAacacttattattttatttttttaagtttagtcGTTAGAACTTGAAAGTAAgtattacatattatttttacttttaagttgaaTGATTATTATTCAAGTATTATTCAAGTTGAAACTTTAAGTTTGTCATTTATACCGTTGATTGTTAAACTATTTATTATTCAAGTTTTgtctaattataacaaaattttaaacattttttaatatacattaGTAGAATTTTCAAAACGCAAAAAATGAACTAAATCAAACCGCAAAAGAttagtttggtttggttcaaatttcataaataatttaaatcaaaccaAACCGCATCATCATGGAGCATTTTAGATTGGtattttcttattcttcttaGTTTATTTGACCTCTCTTTGACTCTTATTTTTTCACCTTAATTCAATTTTGATCTTAGGCAAATAATTGGACTTAATTGATAATTGTTgcttatttttagattttgagTTTACTTGACCTATACTATCTTGTGCAAGACCTATAAGATGCTACAAAACTCTAAATGAAGCATATGAGTAGTCCctagaaaaataaggaaaatagtTACAATTTTGTCAAAAATGAGCTTGGGTCAATTCTTCCATTTTAAGGGTCATTTTAGGCTAGGAAGTCAGAGCCTGTGTACTTGGATTTTGGGCTACGAATTTTTGACCTTTGCAATGTGTAATTAGCTTAATTAGAGAAATTAGTTGATCCTAATCATGGACCATTCATTAATCTTGATTAGTTGGAGTATATATTAGTTTACTTAGTGTATTTCcagagttagttagttagttagagtcATTTTGTACAAATTAGATTTTTAGAAACTTCTAGTGCAAGTTTTAGATCCAagtctttttatcttttttttctatcaattgTTCTTCACATTTCTTCATCTCTTcaactttgtttttctcttctcttgctCAATTTTTGTTGTTCTTCCATTGGTGATtactatggaaggctaaacaacTAATCAATCTAAGGATCCAATTTAAGCAATGACTAATTTGAGTTTTTGTTAAGTATTTCAAATTCTGTTATAAATGCTCATCCAATTAGGTATTTTGAATTCTCCAATTCTATTTTCatattcatgattatgaatgtaATCAAGATTGAAAATGAATTAGGTTATTGATTAATTCCCTAATTCGAatcctaattataaattaattggaTGATATTTCAATCTGATTTGTGATCTCAATCTAATTAGGGATTAGTTTGATTGAATTACCTCTAATTAGACTGGTTGAACTTTTATAATAGGATAATCATTTATAGCAAACTCTGATAATTCGAATTGCTTGACTTTGATGAATTGAATTGGTGCTTCTTAAATTTGTTTCATAATTCTgtcaaattttgtgattttgtttcTGCATTCAATTGTTTGCAAATTGTTTGATGAAATCTCCTACTTTGATTTATAAGTGGATTGAAGTTgcaatcaaatttgattatgCCTTTGAGTCGATCTAGATTATTAAGTTATTCATATATTATACAATTGTTAGAACCAAAGTTTGTTTTGAGACTATTCGATAATCATTATAACACCACACttaattttcttgtttggttcaaaataattttaaattaaaattgtatcgCGAACATCCCTAGGTTCATAAATAATACCAAATTAAAtaggataaaattaattaaattttttttatatttaagaatataatattatatttgtgaCCGGAAATAGTACTTACTGCACCAGAAAGTAGTTAACAGTTAGAAACCTCCAAAAGCATAGTATAAGTATCAACCTCTGTTCTCAATTCTTGCAGTGGGAGTGGAGTTTTTTCCCAAATCCAAACCAAAGCAAACCAGTCCCATGGATAAAACGACGAGGAAGCTGATAGACGGCGTTTTGAAGAACACCAACAACCCTAAACTGGCATGGCATCTTGTCAAACGCGTCATCTCTTCCCCttcctcttcatcttcctcttccacTCAACACCTAGTCACCATCACAACCCGCATCCTCGCCACCGCCAAAATGCACAACGAACTCCACCACCTCCACAATCTCCTCCTATCCTCTCACAACTACCACATTGCACACCCTTCCCTCATTTCCATGGTCCGAGTCCTCGCCCAATTGGGCCACGTCGACGACGCCATTACACACTTCAAGTCCCTCAGAGCCCAATTCCcatctctttctccttctcttccCCTCTACAACCTCCTCCTCCGCTCCACCCTCCGGCACCACCGTCCCGGTTTCGTCTCGTGGCTATACTCCGACATGCTCGCCGCACGTGTCGCCCCTCAGACCTACACCTTCAACCTCCTCATCCATTCTCTCTGCGAGTCGCGCGCTTTCGATCATGCACTCCAACTGTTCGAAAAAATGCCCCAAAAAGGATGCTGCCCCAATGAGTTCACTCTCGGGATCCTCGTTCGCGGCTTGTGCCGCGCTGGCCTCGTTAAACAAGCCTTGGAGCTCGTTAACAATAACAATTCGTGTCGTATTGCTAACAGGGTTGTGTACAACACTCTTGTTTCCAGGTTTTGTAGAGAGGAGATGAATAATGAGGCTGAGAGACTTGTTGAGAGGATGAACGAGCTGGGTGTGTTGCCTGATGTTGTTACGTTTAATTCGAGGATTTCGGCGCTGTGTAGAGCTGGGAAGGTTATGGAAGCGTCTAGGATTTTTAGAGATATGCAGATGGATGCAGAATTGGGACTTCCTAGGCCCAATGTTGTAACTTTTAATTTGATGCTTAAGGGGTTCTGCAAGCATGGGATGATGGGGGATGCAAGGGGTTTGGTTGAGACCATGAAGAAAGTTGGGAATTTTGACTCTTTGGAATGTTATAATATATGGCTGATGGGTTTGCTTAGGAATGGAGAGTTGTTGGAGGCTCGGTTGGTTCTTGATGAAATGGTGGCGAAAGGCATTGAGCCGAATGCTTACACGTATAACATTATGATGGATGGGCTGTGCAGGAACCATATGTTGTCAGATGCAAGAGGATTGATGGATCTGATGATGAGGAATGGGGTTTACCCGGATACAGTTGCTTATAGTACTCTCCTGCATGGATACTGCAGCAGAGGGAAGGTTTTTGAAGCTAAAAGTGTTCTTCATGAAATGATAAGGAATGGTTGTCAGCCTAATACTTACACCTGCAACACATTGCTGCATAGCTTGTGGAAAGAGGGGAGGACCCTAGAGGCAGAGGAAATGTTGCAAAAGATGAATGAAAAATGCTATCAGCCGGATACTGTGACCTGCAATATTGTGGTCAATGGTCTCTGTAGAAATGGAGAATTGGACAAAGCAAGTGAAATTGTAAGTGAGATGTGGACTAATGGACCAACTTCCCTTGATAAAGGAAACTCATTTGCCAGTCTAATTAATTCAATCCACAATGTATCAAACTGCTTGCCTGATGGAATCACATACACAACTTTAATTAATGGACTTTGCAAGGTTGGGAGACTAGAAGAAGCCAAGAAAAAGTTTATCGAGATGTTGGCAAAAAACTTGCGCCCTGATTCTGTGACCTATGATAcgttcatatggagtttttgTAAACAAGGGAAGATATCATCAGCCTTCCGCGTCTTGAAGGATATGGAGAGAAATGGTTGTAGTAAGACTCTTCAAACTTATAATGCATTGATCCTGGGTTTAGGAAGTAATAAccaaatatttgaaatatatggattgaaggatgagatgaaagaaaaagggATAAGTCCAGATATTTGCACTTATAACAATATTATCACTTGCCTCTGTGAAGGAGGAAAGGCAAAGGATGCCATTTCTCTTTTACATGAAATGTTGGATAAAGGTATATCTCCCAATGTATCCTCcttcaaaatattgattaaagcTTTCAGCAAGTCTAGTGATTTTAAAGTAGCTTGTGAACTATTTGAGGTTGCTTTGAATATATGTGGCCGCAAAGAAGCGTTGTACAGTTTGATGTTCAATGAATTACTTGCTGGGGGACAACTCTCTGAAGCGAAGGAGCTATTTGAAGTTTCATTAGATAGATATCTTACATTGAAGAATTTCATGTATAAAGATTTGATTGCAAGACTTTGCCAGGATGAAAGGTTGGCAGATGCTAATAGCCTTCTTTATAAATTGATTGATAAGGGATATGGCTTCGATCATGCATCATTCATGCCAGTGATTGATGGCTTAAGTAAAAGAGGAAACAAGCGGCAAGCAGATGAACTAGCAAAAAGAATGATGGAATTGGAATTGGAAGACAGACCTGTTGATAGGACTTATTCAAACAGAAAGAGAGTCATTCCTGGAAAACTACTTAAAGATGGAGGAAGTGACTGGCAGGACATAATTAACAGGTATGGCCATATGGGTGATGAAGATAATCAATTTTTGCTTTTCTCGATTCTGTTCATCTTCGGTAAAAACaaggtttttattttgatagttTGGGTTTTTCaaggttaaattatttattcaattttttttctgttggATGTCCTCAGTCTTTCCATAATTTGCATCCTGAATTTCTGAACAAGTCCACTAGTCTTCTTAAACATGATCTATgcattttctattaaaaatactttttgaaCAATGAGAACTCAAATTACTCAATTTTGAAGTAGTGAAAACTTTTTTTAGATTAATGGAACATATATTCTGCGGGCTTATTTCTACACCTTATTAGTTAGACCGTTTCCAACTCAACCTGGTTGACAATAGACATAAAGACatttcatttttgcattttgttCATCTTTGAAAGAGTTGCTTTATCAAGTGACATTTAGAATAATTACTTATTGTTAGTTCTGTCAAACTAAATGCAAATTTGGATCCTACCATTATCATTGAAACTTTGTCACAAGTTCTATAATGTCtatgattttttaaagagtATCCACAATTTACTTATGCTGCATACTCTTCCATCTTCACCAATGATCTGTTACCTACTGCTTACAGGGATGCTGGCAGTGGAATTGCACTGAAAACTCTTAAGCGTGTGCAGAAAGGCTGGGGCCAAGGAAGTATATCTAGTTTACAGCCTCAGCAGAATGATTTTCTTGATTACTATGATGGTAGTGGTTAATTGTTTGTTTCGTTTTTTCTGGATATGTTTaccatttttatgtttcaacCTCAAAGGTGGGGAGAGGAGGGAGTAGCAGATCAGAGAATGTAAAGGTTTGGGGTTGGAGATATTGAAGACCTCTTTGTAAGTAAAGCAGGTTTCATTCCTTTCAATGCCAAGGATAAGCAGCACGAAAATTAATTCCAAAACCCTGTTTGAGTTATGTAAACTCCCCCCGCGCCCCGTTTGATAATTGTTGGTCTGAAAGGTCTGTTTATCATCTAACTGATTGTGTATGTACCTCAACTTGTAATTAATGATATTCTGTCAAAGTGTAATTAACGATCATCTGTCAATTGTAGGTAATGATATTCTGAAACAGATCGTGTGATGTACTTCAACTTGTGTATATGAACACCACAATGGCTATCTAGTATTTATTCCACCTAAAGTGGAAGTGGATTATTGGGTTATATTGTGATTTATCAAATATATGCAACGGAGTAATAGGGAAATTTTGCATGTTGTAGCCATGTGCATAAAGCAGAGCCAGCATTTCAAGGTTCATTCTGAATACTATTTAGGCTCATTCTTAACTACATCATCAGTTAACAGTATTAAGTTTAAgacaaagattaaaaataatgtaggattaaaataaacaaaaaaatatggagAGAAACTGAAACCAAAAACTCATAAAGCAAAGGACTAGAAACttatttaaatctaaatttatttatatcaaatttCTACGAATATATCAAGTTGATGCCATAGACAACAATGTTCCTTAAATATTTCTGAAAACTAAAAGCAAACTGATGCTACTAGCAAACTACCTAATATCTACCTCCTAAAAACAGACTCTCCCTAATTTCTAACTAAACATTGGTCGAAACAAGTTTGAACCATTGGCTTTGGGGATTGTCCAAACATGAAGAATCATCATCGCTTATGCAGATGCATTTGCTGGTCACTATCTTGGAAGAATTGGAATCCTTTTCTAAGCACAAAAGGTCTCCGTCCTTATCAAAAGTGGCCAAGTGAAGACCAGTCATTGAAACAGTTTTCCAAGAACTTTGTGGAGACAAGCAATCTTCAGAGAGAGATGGAGGAAGCCTTTCACCAACTGCCTTTAAACACTTGGCAGAGTTCATCAACCTAATTGGAGATCCATCACCTTCATAACTCCATAGGCTATTACTCTTGCAATCACCCATTACAAGCTCCTTACTATTATTCACATGTGCACAGTAACCAGTCAATGGATGGAAAATTATATTGGACTTTGAGACATTTGAAGTTGGATCTGCATAAGTAAATCACGTAAACTTTAGACAAtgtaagacacacatacacagtcAAATACATATATCATATATAGCCAACACATCATTGGTTTAGGTGGAATTTGACTAAAATCCTTTAAAATAAGGTTTTAAATTTGAGCgtctgaaagaaaaaaaaaatgaaagaattcaACTGGGTCTATTTTGACccgatattttttattttttattttttatttatataaatttagacAAAAATCCAATTGGCCAACAAGCCGTCCATGAGTTGAAGAGGCCTAGGTAGGGCTTGTTCGGCGCCTCCCAGAAGGCCAACAGTGCCTTCCTGTTCAACAGCGAGTAACCGTTCACATCGGCAATAATGGTCGTCACTAATGAGAGAAACGAGTGTCAAACCATAAAAGATAGATCAATCAGGTTTCCAACAGATAAAGTTAGTAGATATACTTCACACCAATAACATGGGTATCAAAAAAacatgtcatatatatatagaacaaATATATCTCTGTGTAGGAATTATACCTTGAACCATCCTTTGCAGAAGCTCAAACTTTTGAGTGAAGTTAGGGTCTCTATAACTTTTCCAATCATCATCCATCACCGCATATGATTCTCCTAGTCCAACTTTGCCTTGTCTATAGTAATAGCTTCCTTGGAAAGCCCACAAGCTCCAATCCAAGTCCACAGAGGCAAAATAGGACACAATGCATGGTAAGTACATGTTGTCGGCAAAAGAACCACCAGTCATGTCGTATCCAAATTCACTCACAAGCAAAGGTGCTGGATTCTTACCACTCAGAAGAAAGCTTGATTGTTGGTGCAACAATTGAATTGTGGCGTTGCATATCCAATTCACTGGTTGCACGCGCCACCTGTGTGTATCTCCTGAGACGGAATAGATGTGTGACTCGTACACTATTTTGTGAGGGAAGTTTAAGTCAAGAGGTTTTTTCTTCAAGAAGCTAAGGTCGTTGTCAAAGGCTAACCCTGAAATGATAACTATAAAATCGGGGTTGATGTCGTGGATTGTGTTTGCTCCTTGGGTCATGTACTTGTACCAATCATGGTGGTTTTGACGCGAACCCCTTAGCTCGTTTCGCAAGTCCATAGCAAACACCTACATGTAATCAAAATGATGAGATATAAGAGATTGACCCACTGActgagaaaaaaaaggaggaagaAGTGGCTGATTTAAATCTCTCACAtgatatttctaataaaacctaacatgataaaaaaataaggaataccACATACttattttcaagaaataaaatcaaaatatttttttttttttttgctttaatgTGAAAAAGGGATCAATAAAAAACTAATGTGGAAAAATCTTGACTTTACAGGATATGCCACATACAATTGAATACTGCATAAATAATTCAGCAAATTAATGTACCATGTCATTGAAAATAAAGTAAGAGTTTTGTGATTGGATTTAATTGGTATCATTAAAAACTGAGTCTTATTCTAATTACCTAAAAAGTCACACACAATATGAGTTGTGATTGGTTAACAATAATATTGACAATGTGTAACAATTACActatttataattgaaaatagaaaatgaaaaagaatttttttaaaattaaataagaaccATCTTCAAGGGTCTTAAATATTTCTCTATTACTCACATTGGGTTTTCCTTTGAAATGGTGGGCTATAAAAGCCAACCCTTGAAGCCATTCAGAAGTGTTAAAATGCCTATCTCCAAAGAATCCATTTTGATCATCATTGGCACAGCACCACTTTGCCAAACTAACATGGTTATCAATGAGCACCATCACGCCATGATCCCCTAGAGCATCAACCACAGCCTCATAGGCCTGAAGATGGGTCATGTTCAACACCCTAGGGTTATATTTCTCGATTGCTGACACAATGCCCGGAATATCATGAGTGTGGAATATGTCACGAACAGTGTTATTAGCATAGCGAGTGAACATGTACGTAGCATAGGACAAACGAACACAATTGAATCCTGCTTTGGCTATATTAGCAGCAATGTCATTCATGGGCGATTTGTCAAGACCCTCAGCAAGCATTGGCGTTGCATGAGCCACCCAATGTGCACAATGAAGCTTCACACGTTTTCCTGTTGCATCATCAATGATCCATCTCTTGTGAACTGAGAGAGGCAAAGAGTTGCAACATGATGTGAATATGGCCAAGAGGCACGCcaagagaatggaggattttctcaccatttttttctttgactaAGGAAACATGGTTACGTCCAAAGCTTTATGTGTTTATATAGTAgttgtaaataaaattaaatttaaatgtttcgTTCAAGTTAGTTTTTATATCTAGTCCATTTTTCTAACTTATCTATTTACTTTATGTTTTAGTTCAAATCTAAGCTCGATATTCttgtttgtattttatttcttttcggAGATTAGTTTTcagatttgtaattttgtataaCAGAATCtgtttaagataattttaattaaaactgtTAAATCAAAAATACTTAAGAAAACAAGGTGAATTATATAACTAGAATATCAAAAGTAAGTAATACCGTATGATAGTTAGAgtcatttctaattttttttataacatctaattttaaaattttaaagtaagtacataatttcttattaatctataagtatttttattttttcaaacaaacaTATGTTAGATAAttataaagtttaattaattacccataatttaagtataatttgaaatacttttctttttaatattttttacttcttgTTAATCAATTCCTATATTATAAACTCGAGTACTAATTACCTGAGACTCTTCTCTCTTTAGTCTCTTAATTAActcattttttacattattttgtcATTAGTAATCTTCCCACATACAATTTATGAATGTAAAAGTGAGCTTTTTtatcaaatgtaatttttaaaacaattgtaATTTGCTAAAATggaattttaaaagacttttacattcatttaaaaaaaaactttataaa from Glycine soja cultivar W05 chromosome 8, ASM419377v2, whole genome shotgun sequence includes:
- the LOC114421327 gene encoding glycosyl hydrolase 5 family protein-like isoform X2 translates to MQRHNSIVAPTIKLSSECLWAFQGSYYYRQGKVGLGESYAVMDDDWKSYRDPNFTQKFELLQRMVQDPTSNVSKSNIIFHPLTGYCAHVNNSKELVMGDCKSNSLWSYEGDGSPIRLMNSAKCLKAVGERLPPSLSEDCLSPQSSWKTVSMTGLHLATFDKDGDLLCLEKDSNSSKIVTSKCICISDDDSSCLDNPQSQWFKLVSTNV
- the LOC114421327 gene encoding glycosyl hydrolase 5 family protein-like isoform X1, coding for MDLRNELRGSRQNHHDWYKYMTQGANTIHDINPDFIVIISGLAFDNDLSFLKKKPLDLNFPHKIVYESHIYSVSGDTHRWRVQPVNWICNATIQLLHQQSSFLLSGKNPAPLLVSEFGYDMTGGSFADNMYLPCIVSYFASVDLDWSLWAFQGSYYYRQGKVGLGESYAVMDDDWKSYRDPNFTQKFELLQRMVQDPTSNVSKSNIIFHPLTGYCAHVNNSKELVMGDCKSNSLWSYEGDGSPIRLMNSAKCLKAVGERLPPSLSEDCLSPQSSWKTVSMTGLHLATFDKDGDLLCLEKDSNSSKIVTSKCICISDDDSSCLDNPQSQWFKLVSTNV
- the LOC114424748 gene encoding glycosyl hydrolase 5 family protein-like gives rise to the protein MVRKSSILLACLLAIFTSCCNSLPLSVHKRWIIDDATGKRVKLHCAHWVAHATPMLAEGLDKSPMNDIAANIAKAGFNCVRLSYATYMFTRYANNTVRDIFHTHDIPGIVSAIEKYNPRVLNMTHLQAYEAVVDALGDHGVMVLIDNHVSLAKWCCANDDQNGFFGDRHFNTSEWLQGLAFIAHHFKGKPNVSNREIFKTLEDGN
- the LOC114421323 gene encoding pentatricopeptide repeat-containing protein At2g17140 — its product is MDKTTRKLIDGVLKNTNNPKLAWHLVKRVISSPSSSSSSSTQHLVTITTRILATAKMHNELHHLHNLLLSSHNYHIAHPSLISMVRVLAQLGHVDDAITHFKSLRAQFPSLSPSLPLYNLLLRSTLRHHRPGFVSWLYSDMLAARVAPQTYTFNLLIHSLCESRAFDHALQLFEKMPQKGCCPNEFTLGILVRGLCRAGLVKQALELVNNNNSCRIANRVVYNTLVSRFCREEMNNEAERLVERMNELGVLPDVVTFNSRISALCRAGKVMEASRIFRDMQMDAELGLPRPNVVTFNLMLKGFCKHGMMGDARGLVETMKKVGNFDSLECYNIWLMGLLRNGELLEARLVLDEMVAKGIEPNAYTYNIMMDGLCRNHMLSDARGLMDLMMRNGVYPDTVAYSTLLHGYCSRGKVFEAKSVLHEMIRNGCQPNTYTCNTLLHSLWKEGRTLEAEEMLQKMNEKCYQPDTVTCNIVVNGLCRNGELDKASEIVSEMWTNGPTSLDKGNSFASLINSIHNVSNCLPDGITYTTLINGLCKVGRLEEAKKKFIEMLAKNLRPDSVTYDTFIWSFCKQGKISSAFRVLKDMERNGCSKTLQTYNALILGLGSNNQIFEIYGLKDEMKEKGISPDICTYNNIITCLCEGGKAKDAISLLHEMLDKGISPNVSSFKILIKAFSKSSDFKVACELFEVALNICGRKEALYSLMFNELLAGGQLSEAKELFEVSLDRYLTLKNFMYKDLIARLCQDERLADANSLLYKLIDKGYGFDHASFMPVIDGLSKRGNKRQADELAKRMMELELEDRPVDRTYSNRKRVIPGKLLKDGGSDWQDIINRDAGSGIALKTLKRVQKGWGQGSISSLQPQQNDFLDYYDGSG